From Terriglobales bacterium:
CGCCCATGGGGTTGCCGTAGCGCAGGGTGTTCTGCAGCGTCTTCTGCAGCTCGGCGGGAATCTCCGGCTGGTTGACCAGCGTCTGCTCCTTGACCAGCGGCAGGAGCACGTCGGACAGGCGGATGCCGCGCGGGCACTTGCTCATGCACGCGTAGCAGGCGACACAGCGCAGCATGCTGTCGGATTTGAAGACTTCCTCGATCCGCCCGCGGCGCAGCATGTTGATGATGCGGCGGGGCGGGAAGTCCATGTACTCACCGTACGGGCAGGTGCCGGCGCAGGTCCCGCACTGGATGCAGGTGAGAATGCGTTTGCCGTCGGGAGTCTGGAGGAGGGTCTCGAGGGTGGAACCCTTCTGTTCCAGTTCGGGTTCAAGCATCACAGCCATGGCAGAGTCCTTTGGTCAGGCGGAGGGACCGCGGCGGGTTACGGGGATTTTGAATTGAGCTTCAGATTTCCAGCGCGTCGGCGACGAGTTCGGCGATGTCTTTCACCGCGAGCCGCGCCTCGGCGCCGGTGGTTTTCACGGCGTCGCGGAACATCGCAATGTCCTTGGGGCAGGCGACGACCAGAGTCGGCACGTCGCCCAGAGCCACGGCCTCGCGGATGCGGTTCTCGGCCGGGCGCTCGGCGATCTTCTCCTTGTCTTCCATCCAGATGCGGCCGCCGCCCGCGCCGCAGCAATGGCTCCGGTCGCGCGTGCGCGGCATTTCCACCACCTCGAGGCCGAGCGCGCGCAGCACGCGGCGCGGCGCCTCGTAAATGCCGTTGTAGCGGCCGAGGTAGCAGGGATCGTGATAGGTCACCCGGCCGGTGAGCTTTTTCTTGAGCGGCAACCGGCCGGCCTGCAGCAGCTCGTCGAGCACCTCGGTGTAGTGCTTCACCGGCGCGCGATCGCCGTTGCCCGGGTACTCGTTCTTCAGGGTGTTGAACGTGTGCGGATCGGTCGTGACGATGGCCCGGTACTTCGCCTTGGCGAGGCTCTGAAGGTTCTTCTCCTTGAGCATCTCGAAGAGGCCCTCCTCGCCCACGCGCCGCACGTCGTTGCCGGCGTTGCGCTCGCCCTCGTAGAGGAGGCCGAAGTCGAGGCCGGACTGCGCGAAGATCTTCGCCGTCTTGCGCGTCACCTCCTCGCAGCGCGGATCGTAGGAGGCGTAGTCGCCCACGAACCAGAGATACTCCACCGGTTCCTTGCGCGCATCCTTGATCTTGAGCCCGGAGCTCTGGACCCAGCGCGCGCGCATGCGGTCGGATTTGCCAAACGAGTTGCCGTACCGGGTGAGGTTGGCGAGCATGTCCTGCACCGTGCGCTCGACCGCGCCCTCGCTGACGAGGTGGCGCCGCAGCGCGATGATGAGCGGGATCTGTTCGTTCCAGACCGCGCAGCGGGTCATGCAGGCCATGCAGGTGGTGCAGGCCCACAGCTCGGCCTCCGTGATCACGTCGCCAATGAGCTTCGGCGCGCCGCCGTTGCCATTGCCACCCGCCTTGGCCAGGCCGGTCTGCATCATGTGGCGCTTGATCTTCTGGGCGATCTGCTGCGGCTCCAGCGGATACCCGGCCGCGGTGGCCGGGCAGGCGCGGTCGCAGCGGCCGCATTCCGCGCAGGAGAAGCCGCTGAGGAGCTGTTTCCAGGTGAGCTCCTCCCATTTCGACGCGCCGGGGGCCACGTCCTCCTTGGCGCCGGGGATTGTCAGGTCGCCCAGGGGACGCGTGACGGCGCCGCTGAAGAACACGTTGAAGGGCGAGGCGAGAAGGTGAAGGTGCTTGGAATAGGGCAGGTAGACCAGGAAGCCGAGCACCACGGTCATGTGCAGCCACCACATGGCGGCGCCGAGCGCGTGGGCCGTGTGCGCCGGCAGGCCGCCGAAGGCGGGCGCGAGCAGCCGGCCGAACGGCGTCCAGGTGGCGCCGGGATCGCCCGCCGCGAGGCGGAAGCCCGCGCCGAAAAGCACGCTCAGCATCAGCACGCCGATGAGGGCGAGGATGAGGTTGGCGTCGAAACTCAGGTGCAGGTGGGGCGGGGCAAAGAACAGGCGCCGCGCCACCGCCACGCCCAGCGAAACTAGCACCAGCACCGAGAAGACATCGAGAAAAAGCGCGGCGGGGCCCACGGCGTCGGGGTAGGGAATCGGCAGGAAAGGCAGGAGCCCGCGCAGCAGCGCCCAGTTGAAGCAGACGACGTACACCACGAAGCCCCAGAAGATGAGAAAGTGCGGCAGGCCGATGCTGCGTTCGCCAAAAATGCGCGGCTGCAGGAGCACGTGGCGGCACGCATGCCAGGCGCGCCGGACGATTTGATCGAAGCGGTTCTCGAAGCGGCCCCGGCGCAGCAGCCCGATCAGCTGCCAGACGCGCCAGCCAAAAACACCGAAGGCCACCAGGGTCAGCAACCACAACACTCCAACCCCCGGCACGCCGAAGACCGAGATTTGGATGGGATCCATGTGGCACCTAGCCCTTCTTGGCCTTGATCTTTTCGGTCAGCAGCGGAATCAGCTCCACGGCGTCGCCGACGACACCGTAGTGGGAGCCGTCGAAAATGGGCGCCTTGGGGTCGGTGTTGACGGAGATGATGCACTCCGAGTTCTGCATGCCATCCCAGTGCTCGGGGGCGCCGCTGATGCCGAACGCGAGGTAAAGCCGCGGCTTCACCGTCATGCCGGACTTGCCGACCTGGCGGCTCAGCGGCAACCAACCTTGGTCGATCACCGGGCGCGAAGCGCACACCGCCCCGCCGAGGCTTTGGGCCAGCTCCTCCGCGAGCCCGACGTTGTCCTGGGATTGGATGCCGCGGCCGACCGCCACCAGCACGCTCTGCTTCGTGATGTCGACGTCGCTGGTGTCGGGCTCGACGTAGCGCTTGAAGACGATCTTCGGGCTGGCGGGCGGGACCGTGACTTTCTCGACGGCGGGCGCCTGCTCGCTTCGGCCGGCCTCAGCGGGAAAGGCGCCGGGATAGACGCTCACGATACCCCGGCCGTCCGCGAGCTTGACATCCGATAGGATCTTGCCGCCGAACAACTGGCTTGTGAGCACGAGGGCGCCGCCGTCGGCGCGGGCGTCCTTGCAGAAGTTTACAAAGGGCAGCTTCACCCGCGCCGAAAGCTGCGCACCCAGGCCAAAGCAGGCGTTGGTGCCGCCCATGAGCACCAATCCGGCCTGTTTCTGGTTCATGAGCTGCTGGAGCAGGGGAACGACCACCTCCGCCGACGGCTGTTCCAGGCCCGGTTCGTCCGCGAGCAGCACGCTGTCGGCAGCGCCCAGGCGCCCGGCGAGCGGCGTGACGCCCGTGCCGAGCAGCACGGCGTGAACCTGGCGGCCCTCAGCCGCGGCGATCTTGCGGCCAACCCCGAGCATTTCAAACGTGATGTCAGCCATCGCGCCTTTGAGGTGCTCCGCCAAAACGAGAATTGCGGCACTCATGTTTTCAGCAAGGGATTGAGGGTTAGATGATGCCGCGTTCGGCCAGCAGGCCGGCGATCCGCGTG
This genomic window contains:
- a CDS encoding (Fe-S)-binding protein, with product MDPIQISVFGVPGVGVLWLLTLVAFGVFGWRVWQLIGLLRRGRFENRFDQIVRRAWHACRHVLLQPRIFGERSIGLPHFLIFWGFVVYVVCFNWALLRGLLPFLPIPYPDAVGPAALFLDVFSVLVLVSLGVAVARRLFFAPPHLHLSFDANLILALIGVLMLSVLFGAGFRLAAGDPGATWTPFGRLLAPAFGGLPAHTAHALGAAMWWLHMTVVLGFLVYLPYSKHLHLLASPFNVFFSGAVTRPLGDLTIPGAKEDVAPGASKWEELTWKQLLSGFSCAECGRCDRACPATAAGYPLEPQQIAQKIKRHMMQTGLAKAGGNGNGGAPKLIGDVITEAELWACTTCMACMTRCAVWNEQIPLIIALRRHLVSEGAVERTVQDMLANLTRYGNSFGKSDRMRARWVQSSGLKIKDARKEPVEYLWFVGDYASYDPRCEEVTRKTAKIFAQSGLDFGLLYEGERNAGNDVRRVGEEGLFEMLKEKNLQSLAKAKYRAIVTTDPHTFNTLKNEYPGNGDRAPVKHYTEVLDELLQAGRLPLKKKLTGRVTYHDPCYLGRYNGIYEAPRRVLRALGLEVVEMPRTRDRSHCCGAGGGRIWMEDKEKIAERPAENRIREAVALGDVPTLVVACPKDIAMFRDAVKTTGAEARLAVKDIAELVADALEI
- a CDS encoding electron transfer flavoprotein subunit alpha/FixB family protein gives rise to the protein MSAAILVLAEHLKGAMADITFEMLGVGRKIAAAEGRQVHAVLLGTGVTPLAGRLGAADSVLLADEPGLEQPSAEVVVPLLQQLMNQKQAGLVLMGGTNACFGLGAQLSARVKLPFVNFCKDARADGGALVLTSQLFGGKILSDVKLADGRGIVSVYPGAFPAEAGRSEQAPAVEKVTVPPASPKIVFKRYVEPDTSDVDITKQSVLVAVGRGIQSQDNVGLAEELAQSLGGAVCASRPVIDQGWLPLSRQVGKSGMTVKPRLYLAFGISGAPEHWDGMQNSECIISVNTDPKAPIFDGSHYGVVGDAVELIPLLTEKIKAKKG